The stretch of DNA GTACGACTTGTTTGTTTTAACACATCCATCGCTTCCCGTTGCAGTAAGACTGCCTCACTCATACTCGATTCCTCCCGTTCCGATCCTTATGTATTTCTATGTTATGACCATTTCAAAAGGTTTTAATCCTCTTATCATACAATAAAAATTAGGTTTCGTACGCAACGAAGATAGAAAATTCAAGAAACTAGTAATAAAGACCGATGGCCAACCTAAAAAGTGCCATATATCTTTTGGCTTAATAGGACATTTAAAATCCCAGTAATCCATTGATACACAGCACTCTCTCTTTGTATACATTCCGTATTATTTTTTTAATTTCCGATTGAGCTCTGTGGCCGCGGAGATTGCACGAAAATCTTCTGAAATATCACCGGGACGACTTGCTTTTCCGAGAACATACCCTTCGAAAGACATTCCCATAAACTGAAATATATAATTGAATTGTTGAATTAGAGGAAGGCCTTTTACATGAGGGGTGTCGCCACCTACAGCAATGACATAAGCTTTTTTCGTTCCTAACTGGTCTTTGAATCCAGGGAACTTCTCATCCCGCATAGTATGAGACCATCTATCAATAAAGTTTTTCATGGTCCCAGTCATACTGTACCAATAAATCGGTGTCGCAAATATGAAGGTCTCATGTTTCATCATCCGCTCCACTAACCCGTTGTAATCATCATTCACATCCGAAAAGCCACTTTCAGAATGGCGGCGGTCGTCAATTGGTTCAATTTTATAATCACGCAAATAAATTTGTTCAACTTCAAGTCCGTCGATTGCAAACTTGGTTAAATACTCTGTATTTCCATTCTGTCGGGTACTACCGTATATCACAGCAATGCTCATAACGGTCTATTCTCCTTTATGTTGATTAAATTATGAAGGCAATTAATAGTGTATGCCACAATCCTTGTAAAAATAACGAAACAAGCTCTGTTAACTGTTACTGTTGATTTTTCACAAAAGCTATATTAAATCTTGCTGGTTATATTCCGCAAAACAGCTGCGTTTTCCGCTGTTTTGACATAGCCTTTACAAAAAGAAGGAATCTGCCTCATTCCGACGAAGCAGCTCAGCGTTGCAAAGCTCTTTCAAGTTTCGAAGCTAGCGCAGCGATGCCGAAACAGATACAGATAATAAGTTCTTCTTTATCCACATGTGGATAACCCTTCATTATCCCAATCTATGCACAAAGTGTGGACAGATACCCTTTTATCCGTGCATAACTTTTCCCTCACTCGCCTTTTATACGTCTTTCATAGGAAACTGCAAAGGCATCTTTGCGGAATGGCATTATTTCATCATCAGAACATTCGATACCTGTGGGTAAAACGGTCGGATCAAAAATTAAGGAATAATAGTCTTCTTTCGCTTTTGAATGGACGCACAATACTCCTGCATCTATTCTATACCCCTCAACACCCACTAAACTATGAATGTCTACTTCAGGCAATTGATTCACCGTGCGTATGGCCAACACTGTTTCATTTGTGTTTTCAATCATATCGAAACCTCCTTATTTACTGTAACTCGTAGTCCAAACTCCGTTAAACGTGTACACTGAGAAAAGGGTTACTTACTGGACAAGATACCCAATAAAGAATTTAAACTAAATTATGAAAAAAGGCGGAATCTAAAATGACAAATCCTGAGCAAACGAATTTACCACCTAAAACATGTTCAATCGAACGTCTAATTACGATGGAATCTGATATTGAAAAAGTACTGCAAGGTGTAAAAACTGCAACACGTCGTAACGGTCGTTATGCCGATATTGGTGAGATTATGGAATTAAACGGTCAGTCCTTCATCATCAACAATGTGTACATCCAAGCACTTGGTGACTTAAACGAAGAACACGCACGTCAAGAAGGTTTTCAATCGGTCGAAGACTACAAACAATCGATTTTGTCATACCACCCTGGCATGCCTTGGTTACCTACAATGACTGTATGGGTTCATGAATTTTCCCCGGTAAAAGCTTAACCTATGAATGATTTTTCCATTTACATCGTCTTCATCCATGTTTTAAGTGCAGTTTTGTCAGTAGGTCCCTTGTTTGTGTTGTTTGTTGTTCTACGGAAAATGCAAGAAAGTGATCGCCAGCTTGATCAATCACACATCTCCATTTTTCGTTCAGTTGTTCGACTCATAAAGCATGCCGGGCATGTCCTCGTCGGCTCCGGAGTTTTACTCATTATCATTGGACCTTGGTCATGGTATACGTCATGGATTGTAATGACTATTGCACTTATGGTGGTTTCCATTTTCTTTCTTGCCCGTGCATTTTCAAGCATTCTCAAGAGATTTGATGACGTTGAAGCTGATCGTTTTTCTTTAATTTCCAAACTTCGGAAAGCAACATGGATTTATATTATATTATTGGTACTTATGCTTGCTTTAATGGTTATAAAGCCAACATTGTGGTGAATTGAAACGATGCAGGATGAACTTTCATCCTGCATCGTTTTTTTCGTTCTTTTATATGCTTCCTTTTTAATGAATAATTTGGGCAATTATTGCCATAGTAAGACGGATGGATATATTTATTGGTTAAATATAAGGAGGACTTTCTATGGAAGACCATACACAAATGAGCTGGAAAGAAGATACAATCATTGGGCAATTACACAATTCCGTAGACAATGCTGCGATGGCGGTCGGACAAGCTTTAACGAACCCCTCTGAGCAATTTATCCACCAAGCCCACGAAATGATTGAGCGTGCTGATCGAGCGGTCGAAAATGCACTGAAAAACCAAGGGCAAACAGATCCGGTTAGTTTACTTCAGGATCAGTTAAGCGCACAAAAAGAAAAATTGAATCGACTTCACTAGGCGAAAGAGAAATTCTTTATTTTTATCTATTTATGAATGCTGTCAGAGTGTCTTTGCGGTTAGCGTAAATATAAGATAAACAACAAACCAAATTTTCAATTTAAGTATGCCCGCAAATTGGATGCTCATGCTTTAATCAATTAAAGAGACCCATCAGTTCGCTGATGGGTCTTCACCGTTTTATACAAACTTCATAAGGGTATCAATAGAAGTAGACGAATAAATTCGGAGGTGCTTCACAAATGGAAGAACAAACAAGAACGATTGTTCAGCAATCATTGAATGCATTATTGGAAAATGAATCATTTCTGCCTGAATTAAAAGGAGACATGCGCAAAACGGCGTTCACTTCTCTCAGCGCAATCCTTTCAACACCGAACCAGATACATAAATCATTTTTACGTATTCCCCTGGAAGCAGGGGAAGTAATCCGCATTCCTTCCTATCGTGTCCATCATAACGATGCACTGGGACCATATAAGGGTGGGATTCGTTTTCATGAGTCCGTCAATGAAGAGGAAGTCGTGAATCTAGCTTTTTTAATGACATTAAAAAACTCCCTACATAATGTTCCTTTTGGAGGAGGAAAAGGCGGAATCATTATTGATCCCAAAGCATTTTCTGAACAGGAATTGCAACGCATTTGCATTAAGTATGTACGCTATTTCAATAACGTCTTAGGTCCAGACAAAGACATTCCGGCACCGGATGTAGGCTCAGGCGAACGTGAAATGGACTGGATGATGGCTGAATACAAAAAAATCAATCCTGGTCAACCTTACCTCGGCAGTTTCACAGGGAAAAGTGTAATCAACGGAGGGTCTTTAGGTCGACGTGAAGCAACCGGTAAAGGCGTCTACTTCACTTTCCGTTACTTACTGAATGACTACGTAAAAACAAACCAAGAAACATTAACTACATCTTCAAATCCCTTTGCCAAGACAGCTGTGGAGTATGTGGATCGACCTTTAAGGGTAGCTGTTCAAGGATTCGGAAACGTAGGATCGGTATCCGCATTGGAAGCCTTCGGATGTGAGCATATCCAGAACCAAATCGTTGCGGTAAGCGATCGGAATGTAACTCTATTCAATGCAGATGGGCTGGATATACCTGCACTCGTGAACTTTTCCGCAAACAATCACGGGGATTTACCAAAAACTCCAGAACAGTTGAAAGAAATAAATGTAAGTGCTGAAATTCAATCACGCGAAGATATTTTAACCATGAACGTTGATGTGTTGTTCCTGGCAGCTTTGGAAAATCAGTTGACAGATCAAAATATGACAGAAATTAAAGCCCGTATTATTGTCGAAGGCGCAAACGCTCCCACCACTAAAGAAGCAGATGATTATTTAAGCGCAAAAGGAGTCGTTATCATTCCTGACATTTTAGCAAATGCAGGTGGTGTAATTGTTTCTTACCTGGAATGGCTTCAAGGTCGCGAAACCCAGTTCTATACAGAAGAGCAAGTCCACTCACAGTTACTCGAAAAAATGAAGAACACGTTGGATATTATTCTTCCGCAATATTTTGGCGATCCCTTCCCTCTTCGTCAAAATTGTTATATTCACTCGGTAACGCGATTATCGACTGTCTTATACAAACAAGGGAAACTATATTAAAAACCAAAAAGTCGCGGGTAGAGTCTTCTACCATGCGACTTTTTGATTTAATTAAATAATAGTAACTTTTTCTTTTTGAAGCTCTAATAGCACCGGATCTTCTGTTTTCGTAAAATCCAATTTCAGCTTTTCTAATTCAAGGCGCATTTTTTCCGTTTCCGCGATAAAATTTTCACCCTTTAACTTTTCAAGTTCCAACTCATCTTTTAGCATTTTAGCTCTCAACTTCTGATTTCCTCGCAGATGTCCCAAAATAATAGCTGTGAGCGGAATTGAAAATACCATGACGACTGCAATCAATCCTATTAAATTCTCCATGAAATCACCTCAATTTTATAAGTAGTGTATTTCTAATATAGTCATTTGCTTTATGTGTTATACGAGCTTAAGGTAGACTTGGTTTCAATTGGAATAGAAATTCCACTTTCAGCTTCTGCATCTTCAGGACACTCAAATTGCTTCAGGTATGCAACCTTACCGTTCTTCATAATGATATACGAATAAATCACCGCTTCTTTTATAACCAACCCATCATCATTTTTCCAAATACCTCGATGTTTTAAAACCAATTTTTCTTCTTTTACATAACTATTCAAGGTTTTTAATGTCATTCCCGTTCGTATAATGCTTTTCACCAAAGATTGCAACCCAAAATTCGACTCTTTATCATCCACAACTTCAACGTGTTCATCAGTTAACTTTAGCAATCCATCAATATTACGTTCATTCCAATATTGCTGCCATTTCGCAGCAACAATAAGTGTGAGCTGATTTTTCATAAAGATAAGTCTCCCATTTGTATGATTTGAGACATTAAAGGTTCTAACATTATAGTTTTCACAACTTTTGAATTACATAGGTTATAGATTTCGACAACAATTCCAGAAAACCTGCTTCTTATGTCACATAATAACACCGTTTTCAATTATTTTTCTATTGAACAGCAGTTTAAACCATTAAATTGAAACTCCACCTAACGAGAATGTCAAAAAACGCCAGGCACATTGAGCTCACGGAAGTGTAATTCCAAAATGCTCTCTATGTTTCCTGACGCTTTTAGATCATTCTAGTTTGCACAAAATACTTTCGCTACTTTTATGAAGCGTGCTAAGTTGCCTAAAATAAGAATCTTTAAAGGCTAGACTTTCATACAAGAGTTATAATTTAATAAATTTTTTCTTCTAGTCTGAGAAAAATAGTAAGTAATAAAAACAACTCTTCTAATCATCCTGACCTATATGATAGATGTCATGCCTTCCACTTGACGTTTATGTCTTTTATTATCTGCTCCTAATCCCTATTCTTAAGGTAACAAGTTTTTAACTAAAAATTAAAATACATTTTTTCCAAGGAGGACGCTATGAGTAAGGAAAAAACAATGCAGTTACGTAAGCAAGTGGCGCCATTTGAAAAATCTAATACGTCAGCGAGTATCATGC from Paenisporosarcina sp. FSL H8-0542 encodes:
- a CDS encoding ASCH domain-containing protein, translated to MTNPEQTNLPPKTCSIERLITMESDIEKVLQGVKTATRRNGRYADIGEIMELNGQSFIINNVYIQALGDLNEEHARQEGFQSVEDYKQSILSYHPGMPWLPTMTVWVHEFSPVKA
- a CDS encoding DUF2269 family protein, with amino-acid sequence MNDFSIYIVFIHVLSAVLSVGPLFVLFVVLRKMQESDRQLDQSHISIFRSVVRLIKHAGHVLVGSGVLLIIIGPWSWYTSWIVMTIALMVVSIFFLARAFSSILKRFDDVEADRFSLISKLRKATWIYIILLVLMLALMVIKPTLW
- a CDS encoding Glu/Leu/Phe/Val dehydrogenase codes for the protein MEEQTRTIVQQSLNALLENESFLPELKGDMRKTAFTSLSAILSTPNQIHKSFLRIPLEAGEVIRIPSYRVHHNDALGPYKGGIRFHESVNEEEVVNLAFLMTLKNSLHNVPFGGGKGGIIIDPKAFSEQELQRICIKYVRYFNNVLGPDKDIPAPDVGSGEREMDWMMAEYKKINPGQPYLGSFTGKSVINGGSLGRREATGKGVYFTFRYLLNDYVKTNQETLTTSSNPFAKTAVEYVDRPLRVAVQGFGNVGSVSALEAFGCEHIQNQIVAVSDRNVTLFNADGLDIPALVNFSANNHGDLPKTPEQLKEINVSAEIQSREDILTMNVDVLFLAALENQLTDQNMTEIKARIIVEGANAPTTKEADDYLSAKGVVIIPDILANAGGVIVSYLEWLQGRETQFYTEEQVHSQLLEKMKNTLDIILPQYFGDPFPLRQNCYIHSVTRLSTVLYKQGKLY
- a CDS encoding flavodoxin family protein — translated: MSIAVIYGSTRQNGNTEYLTKFAIDGLEVEQIYLRDYKIEPIDDRRHSESGFSDVNDDYNGLVERMMKHETFIFATPIYWYSMTGTMKNFIDRWSHTMRDEKFPGFKDQLGTKKAYVIAVGGDTPHVKGLPLIQQFNYIFQFMGMSFEGYVLGKASRPGDISEDFRAISAATELNRKLKK